The nucleotide window ATTTATGGAAGATGGCATTCCCCATCTGCTGATGACCAAAAAACTAAAATAATGACACCCCAAAAACGCCTCTGTCATCACTTCTCAGTGATATACAGAGGCGTTTTGTATTCAGGTAACGCATTTGTGATCCAACAACGGTAAATGGCACATACAGAGTACAAGCACTGATTATAGCAACCCACGCATCCTATTTATCTGCCAGCCCCGCGTTGTGTCTTATCCCAGTGCCAGACGGCCTGGCTCGGATTCGACAGCGTTGTTCTTCATTTGTTTACTGCGCAACTGTCCGCAGGCAGCATCGATATCGGTACCATGCTCCATACGTACAGTGGAGTTGATGTTGTTCTTTTTGAGCGTATCATAGAAGCCCAGAATCGACTCTTCTGTACTCCGTTGATACTGACTATGCTCATCCACCGGATTGTATGGGATCAAATTCACACTGACCATACTTCTGCGACTGGACAACAGTTCAGCCAGCTCCGCTGCATGCTCACGCTGATCGTTAACATCACGTAGCAGGATGTACTCAAACATGATGCGTTTGTTCGTCGTAGCCAGATAATAATCCACCGCATCCATCAATTGCTCGATCGGGAAAGCCCGATTGATCTTCATGATGTGTGTGCGTAGTTCATTATTCGGTGCATGGAGAGAGATCGCCAGGTTAACCTGCAGACTGCTGTCTGCAAATTCCTTGATCTTGTCCGGAAGGCCACTCGTGGATACAGTAATCCGTTTGGCGGCCAATGCCAGTCCTTTGCGATCCTTGATGACTTCGATGAAATTACTCATGTGCTGGAAGTTATCGAACGGTTCGCCGATACCCATCACAACCACGTTTGTTACCCGCTCGTCTTGACCTGCTGCATCCAGATGTCGCTGTACGTGCATGATCTGTTCCACAATCTCACCAGCGGTCAGGTCACGGCTCTTCTTGATCAGACCGCTCGCACAGAAGCTACAGCCGATATTACAGCCGACTTGTGTGGTCACACATACGGTAAGTCCGTATTTTTGCCGCATCAATACTGTCTCTATCAGGTTGCCGTCCTGCATCCGAAGCAGAAATTTCACGGTACCATCTGCCGACTCCTGCTTCACATGCTCGCTCAGCGAGTTCATTGTGAAATGCTCAGAGAGAACGTCCAGACATTCCTGACGGACATCGGTCATCGCAGGAAAATCGTGTGCACGCTCTTGATATAACCATTCCCAGATCCGGGATGCTCGGGATTTTTTCTGCCCATGCTCCGGCAGCCAGGAACGTAATTGCTCTAATGTTAATCCATATATGGATGATTTGTTCATTGTATAATCCTCTTTTCGCAAAAAAGCTATGGCTTATCGGTCCTACCCAAAAAACCTCTACTCCGTATTGTCCCAAAATTGACGCGGGAAAACAAGGGCTTTTGCATTTCTTCCAAGAGGTTTTATCCATGGTAAATCTGCACAACAGACAACATTTATGCCTATCTGGTCTTCACTTCTAGAAATGAATGATACCGGATGTGTGCAGCAGAACCAACAGAACCAGGATCGGAGCTACGTAACGCAGCATGAACAGCCACACCCGGAACCATCCGGAACGCAGGCCGGAAGCTTCCGCAGCCGTTTTCCAGAAGTATCCGGCAAAAATCGTCACAAGCAATCCACCGACAGGCAGCAGGATGTTGGACGCCATAAAGTCCATCCAGTCGAATACACTCTTCGATCCAATTGTCCATTCAGGCAGCAAACCGAGCGATAATACGGAAGGGAGTCCCACGATGAAGACCGCGAGTGAAATCACCCATACCGAACGGTTGCGGCTCCAGGACAAACGTTCCATGAAATATTTCACCGGAACTTCCAGCAAGGATACTGCCGACGTCAATGCCGCGATAGCCAACAGGATAAAGAACAATCCCGCAAACAGGAATCCAAGTGGCATGGCCGAGAAAGCAGCCGGAAGTGCGATGAAAATCAATGATGGCCCCTGGTCAGGTGCAATCCCGAATGAGAACGTCGTCGGGAAGATAATCAGACCCGCAATGAGCGCATAGATCAGGTCACCCGCACCAACGGCAACGGTTGCTGCACCGAGGGATTGATTTTTATCCACATACGAACCGTAGGTTACAAGAATACCCATCCCGAGTGACAGGGAGAAGAAGGCATGTCCGAGCGCAACCAGTGCGGATTCGGTTGTCAGCTGCGAGAAGTCTGGATTCAGGAAGAAGGATACACCCGCACCTGCACCCGGCAATGTAACTGCACGGATCATCAGGATAATAAGCAGTACCAACATCGCTGGAATCAATACTTTGTTGAACTTCTCGATTCCATTAGATACGCCTTTGGCAACAATCCAGCCTGTAATCAGAACTGAAACCAGTTGCCACACGATTGGCATATAACCGCCTACGAAGGAATTGAACTGTCCGGCATAATCCGGATTGTTAAACAATGAACCACTGAAGGAAGTCACTGCATATTGCAATGTCCAGCCCGCAATAATGACATAAAAGGACAGGATGATAAACGGCGTCAATACTTGCAGCAATCCCGCTGCGAGCCAACCTTTATGTCCACCAGCTTTGATAAAAGCAGTAGCTGCACTACCTCTGCCACTACGACCAATCGCAAGTTCAGCAAGAAGAACTGGCAGACCAATCAGCAGCAAACAGACGATGAAGAGCAGGAAAAACGCAGCTCCTCCGTTCTCACCCGTAATGTACGGGAATTTCCACATGTTACCCAGACCAACCGAACTACCAATAGCGGCAAGAATGAAGCCTGCTTGGGAGAAACGTTCCCCTTTGCTAGCGTTGTCTTGATCCAGATTAGGCTTACTAAAATTCATCGTATCTACTCCATCACTTTAAAGTTTTCCCGTAATTATATACTACTCCACGTGTCAGGTCATTCGAAAATCGAAATTTGTCGAAATGTTATTTATTTACATAAAAATACACACGGAAAACTTCATCCCATAAGTTCCCCTAGAAACAGTATGTGATAAAGTTCAGCTGCCCAACCGTATGAAGTTAAAATGACGTAAACCATCCTAAAACTCAAGCTCAATACAATAAAAAAAGAGGTGTCCCCTCAGCCACTTAACGACTGCGGAGCACCTCTATTTTTATATTACACTTTAATTTGAAGCAACTCATATTTGATAACGCCCATCGGAGCATTGACATGAATGACGCTGCCCACTTCTTTGCCCATTATCTCCTTGCCCAGCGGGCTCTCGTACGAAATTTTATTATCCGCAACATCGGCCTCGGCAGGGCCAACCACTTTATATTCAATCTTCTCGGCGAACTCAATGTCATTAAGCAACACCGTCGATCCAATGCTCACTTTGTTGGAGTCTATATTGTCTGAAGAGATGACTCTTGCTTTCGTCAGCATCTTCTCCAAGATCAGAATTCGAGTCTCCATAAAGGCCTGATCATCTTTGGCTGAATGATACTCACTATTTTCCTTCAGGTCACCGTAACTGATCGCGAGTTTCAGACGAGCTGCCAATTCCTTACGCTTCACCGTCTTCAAATCCTTCAGTTCGTCCTCCAGCTTTTCCAAGCCTTCCTGTGTCAAAATCACTTCATCATTAGCCATTTTTCCATCTCCTAATCCTGCTATCTATCTATATTCTAACCTATATCCACTCCAAAGGGTTAGCATACCCCAGAAAAAGAAATAGCTCATCCATATATTGTATTTCATTGACATCAGTACCATGTTTATCTCTTGAGATGATTTTCAAGGCTCTGTTCATTAATTGTACCGTTACAATCTGTTCAACTGATGATGTTGTTTTCGCCCGTTCACTTTTACAATGAACTCAGGGCAGCAGAAGTTTATAATAATTCGGGCTGCAGCCCAATATATGACTTGAGGTGATCTGGATGAATGAACCATTGAACGCAACTGAAATACAGGCCTACCTGAGACGGATCGGCATTGATGTTATAAAGAAACCTACACTGGAATTCTTATTTGAACTCCAAAAAGCACATGTGCAATATTTATCCTGGCAAACGGTCGATATTTTTGCAGGTCGTCCTGCGGGAATCAGTCTTCAAGAATCGATTCAACTTATATTACAGGGCCGCAGCGGCTACTGCTTTCATCTAAATGGTGCCTTCAGTGTTCTTCTCCGCTCTCTTGGTTATACAGTCGATTGGCATCGCGGCGGAGTGCAGCCTCATGGAGAACAACCACGTGTGAACTCATTCCATCTCGGTCTGTCTGTCCTTTTACCGGATGCTGACCCGACAGTTGAGCGCTGGATTGTGGATGTAGGCCTGGGTGGAATGCCCTTTGAACCTCTGCCACTTCGTTATGGAACCTATGGTTCAGCACCATTCACATATCAATTGATGCCTTCATCTGTTGTTGCTGGCGGGTGGCGACTCGAATATGAACTGGACGGACCAAGCAAAGGTGTAGACTATGCTCCTGAAGCAATTACCAGCCTGGAAGAGTTCATTCCGAAGCATGAATTCTACAGTCAAGCGGCCGAATCCCCTTGGCATAACGTATTTTTGCTTCGTCAGCGGGATGAGAACCGCAGTAATGAACTACGTGGATGTATGCTCCGAACACATGATATGGAAGGAATCCGGAAAACAGAGATCACATCCTATACCGAATGGCGTGACGTCTTAACTGGCATATTCCATGAGCCATTGGTGAATTATAGTGAGCTGGAATGCCAAGACATGTGGGATCGCGTACAGGCTGCCCATATGGAATGGAAGCGAGAAGCTTGAAGATGCAGATGCACAACCTGAAACCTTAGCATGAAAAAACGGATATCCTGATTGCTTGATAAGAGCATCCGTATAGAGATTAGTTAAGGGGATATTCGGTCAGTTCCATATAAAGGAAAGTTATTGATACGCGCCGAATATGTCCACAGGTGATAAATGATGATAACTATTCGTGTGCTTCAAGTTCCAGAAGTATTGCCGGAGGCGTGCTGGAACCACTTTCTGTCACAAGTCTCTGCCGAGCGACGTGCTCAGGCTTCGCGTTTTGTGCGTCAGGCTGACGCGTATCGCTCCGTGCTGGGAGAGATATTGACTCGTGTGACTCTAAGCAAGTTAACTGGCTTGAGACCTGCTGAGCTTTCTTTTACCTGTAATTCCTACGGCAAACCTTCACTCATTCACCATTCGGATGTACAATTCAACGTCTCCCATTCTGGCGATTGGATTGCTCTGATCTCTGGGGGTACAGATAAACTCGGGGTGGATGTGGAGAAAATAGCACCGATCGACATGCAGATTGCAGAGCGTTTCTTCTCTCCAACGGAAAGCCAGTTCCTGGCTGCCGAGCCTGACGATCGTCGGCTGGAGACCTTCTACCGTCTATGGACGCTGAAGGAAAGCTATATCAAGGCAGTCGGCATGGGCCTGTCCATGCCACTGGACTCCTTTGCTATCCTACCTGATGAGGGAGGAGGGTGGCATTGCGAGCAGGCTGAAGCACATCGTTTCTATAGTCAGCGACTGGATGATCAGCATATTCTTGCAGCCTGTTCGGCCGGGGGAGAATTGCCAAGCAAGCCGGAAATCGTAACCTTGCAGGATCTGTATACGGAGTTGGTGTAGTTAACCACTACCTAACCAATCAAGAAAAAGAGCGAGTCAATCTGGCGACAATTTACCCTTGTCCGGAATGACTCGCTCTTATTTTATGGAAACTCTTTCAGGTAGCACCTACTTGGCTTCCATTACTTCGTTCACAAACTCAATCCTATCCTTCTTGCTTTGCCACCGATTCTGAACCCACCGTAGACGAACGTTTCAACTTGCTAAATAATCCTCCAGCCGGCGTCTTTCGTATCGTGGCTGCCGCGTCCGCATCGCGGATTTTCAGGGCAAACCACAGCCCGATGAGCAGAAATGCAGCTGCCCCCAGTAAAGCCAAACGGTACGCCAGCATATTCGGCTCCATCGTGCCTGTCGCAGTCACCGTTGTTGTACCCACACCTGCCAGAACAGCAGAGAGCAAAGCCATGCCGATTGCTGACCCCAGACGATTCTGCACCGTGAACCAGGTGGAAGCTCGTCCCATGGATGCAGGCGGAATTTGGGCGAAGGCAGCAATCTGCACTGCTCCTACCGTCTGCCCCAGGAAAATTCCTACGCCGAATAATAATGAACGGATGAACCATGGGTTCGTATCCTCTGTGATCTGACTAAGGGTTATGAAAATGACTGCCGTACAGATCAAGCCCATCGATATCAGCTTGCGTGGGCCCAGCCGCGGATAAGTCCACGGGACAAGCTGAGAAGCAATCATCAGTCCCAGCGCTTCCGGAAATGTCGTTAGCCCGGTTTCCAGCGCAGAAGCCTGTAGTACATTTTGATACATTAA belongs to Paenibacillus sp. FSL H8-0079 and includes:
- the rlmN gene encoding 23S rRNA (adenine(2503)-C(2))-methyltransferase RlmN: MNKSSIYGLTLEQLRSWLPEHGQKKSRASRIWEWLYQERAHDFPAMTDVRQECLDVLSEHFTMNSLSEHVKQESADGTVKFLLRMQDGNLIETVLMRQKYGLTVCVTTQVGCNIGCSFCASGLIKKSRDLTAGEIVEQIMHVQRHLDAAGQDERVTNVVVMGIGEPFDNFQHMSNFIEVIKDRKGLALAAKRITVSTSGLPDKIKEFADSSLQVNLAISLHAPNNELRTHIMKINRAFPIEQLMDAVDYYLATTNKRIMFEYILLRDVNDQREHAAELAELLSSRRSMVSVNLIPYNPVDEHSQYQRSTEESILGFYDTLKKNNINSTVRMEHGTDIDAACGQLRSKQMKNNAVESEPGRLALG
- a CDS encoding sodium-dependent transporter produces the protein MNFSKPNLDQDNASKGERFSQAGFILAAIGSSVGLGNMWKFPYITGENGGAAFFLLFIVCLLLIGLPVLLAELAIGRSGRGSAATAFIKAGGHKGWLAAGLLQVLTPFIILSFYVIIAGWTLQYAVTSFSGSLFNNPDYAGQFNSFVGGYMPIVWQLVSVLITGWIVAKGVSNGIEKFNKVLIPAMLVLLIILMIRAVTLPGAGAGVSFFLNPDFSQLTTESALVALGHAFFSLSLGMGILVTYGSYVDKNQSLGAATVAVGAGDLIYALIAGLIIFPTTFSFGIAPDQGPSLIFIALPAAFSAMPLGFLFAGLFFILLAIAALTSAVSLLEVPVKYFMERLSWSRNRSVWVISLAVFIVGLPSVLSLGLLPEWTIGSKSVFDWMDFMASNILLPVGGLLVTIFAGYFWKTAAEASGLRSGWFRVWLFMLRYVAPILVLLVLLHTSGIIHF
- the greA gene encoding transcription elongation factor GreA, encoding MANDEVILTQEGLEKLEDELKDLKTVKRKELAARLKLAISYGDLKENSEYHSAKDDQAFMETRILILEKMLTKARVISSDNIDSNKVSIGSTVLLNDIEFAEKIEYKVVGPAEADVADNKISYESPLGKEIMGKEVGSVIHVNAPMGVIKYELLQIKV
- a CDS encoding arylamine N-acetyltransferase; this encodes MNEPLNATEIQAYLRRIGIDVIKKPTLEFLFELQKAHVQYLSWQTVDIFAGRPAGISLQESIQLILQGRSGYCFHLNGAFSVLLRSLGYTVDWHRGGVQPHGEQPRVNSFHLGLSVLLPDADPTVERWIVDVGLGGMPFEPLPLRYGTYGSAPFTYQLMPSSVVAGGWRLEYELDGPSKGVDYAPEAITSLEEFIPKHEFYSQAAESPWHNVFLLRQRDENRSNELRGCMLRTHDMEGIRKTEITSYTEWRDVLTGIFHEPLVNYSELECQDMWDRVQAAHMEWKREA
- a CDS encoding 4'-phosphopantetheinyl transferase superfamily protein — its product is MMITIRVLQVPEVLPEACWNHFLSQVSAERRAQASRFVRQADAYRSVLGEILTRVTLSKLTGLRPAELSFTCNSYGKPSLIHHSDVQFNVSHSGDWIALISGGTDKLGVDVEKIAPIDMQIAERFFSPTESQFLAAEPDDRRLETFYRLWTLKESYIKAVGMGLSMPLDSFAILPDEGGGWHCEQAEAHRFYSQRLDDQHILAACSAGGELPSKPEIVTLQDLYTELV